A stretch of DNA from Nostoc sp. KVJ3:
TGGTCATGCTGCCCCCTTGAAATTAGTGACCATTGCGCTAAGTGCCGATTTATTGGGCTGTGTAGATTGCACTGTTTCAACTTTTGGCGATGCTTGCACATTGCCGTGTTGAAAAATCAACTTCTCTACACCTGCTGAAAGTGCCTGTGTCGGTGCATCTTGCGGTAAATCAAACATCTTGCACAATTCAATTACTGCTAGGTAGGAGATGGTTATACGCCGAGATTCGTAATTCATTGATTAAGCTCCAATTGAAATTTGAGTTAATAGCTTCAACCCCAAGGCATTGATAAATTGGGGATTGTTCAAAATCACAAAGCCTAAACCGGCTAAGTTTTGATCCACCACTGGCAGCGAAACACCCCCACCCCAAGCGACAAGGTATTTAGCGCGGTCTAGATAATTGCCAGCAGTCACAAAGTTGGCGAATTTCTCAATCCTGTTACTCCACCACTGATCAAGACACTGGCTGTACTCTGCCTCGAACTTCTTGCCCGTGAGGTGGTTGCCTCCATAAGTGAAAGTCCCTTCTAGAATGCCCTGGTTCACCAAGCTGGGCGAGTGCTTCACATCCTTGGACAGCAGACTTACTCGGTCGTTTCGCTTGTCTAGTGCCTCTGCAATCATCGAATGCAGTTCACCCGCTCCACCTTCAATCAGGTGACGGTCAATCACTGCACCACTGCCGTTAAAGACAGTTACAAGCCAAGTTGATGAACCGATATCAAGTGCGATCGCTAATTCTGAGGGGTCAAGCACCAGGGACGCTTCACCGAATAAGCAGTGGGCAATGCTTCCAAATCCTTCGGGGTAAATGCCTGTAACAACAATCTCAACTGTCTTGGTGACAATGGAACGGGTTACAGGGTGCAGATGTTCAAAGGTGTGAGTCCCTTCAACTCTGCGCTTAATCTCTTGGCCCCAGCGTTCGGGGTTGTGGTTGCTCAAACTAATTGAAAGCTTTATCCCCGAAGGAATATTCAGAACTGCTAAGTCTGCAAGGATGCTTTCTAGTGCCAGTTCTGCTTTTTTCGCCTTATCCTCGTGCAGCAAGGTGTGGTCACTTTGAGCTAGAGCCGCACTGCCCCAGAAGAATTGAACATCTTTTAAGTCCAGGCGAGAACCTTCTACATACCGCAGCCAGCAGCCATCTTTTGAGATGGTTTCGTGGTGCATGATGTTGCGGTTGCGAACAAGTGAGTATGCGGCTGGCATCATGATCGAAAAATCACCGATGATTGCCTTGCCATACCCTGCTCCTGCGTCTTTACCTCCTGTGAGGTCAGTTAGCCCGGATTTGGCTAACAAGTCTGCTTGAACTAGCCAATTTTTGGCATTGGAATATATAGCTGTCATGGTTCAGATGATTGTTAAAGTCTTGATTTTTCTGGCTTGACGTTGATTTTTAGCTAAATCTAGACAAATCCAGATATCCAGTTGGGGGCAAGCCATAGCATCACTTTCCGGCAACTCTAGCCTTTGTTGAGTGGCTGTTTTTGGCTTGATGATGATATTATAGACTAACGTTCACCCGTTATAACGGGTGAACGAAAAAATGTTTTAAAAATATCGTGGGAGAATGGTAGAGCAAACTATTGAGACTGATGATTTGGGCAGGAGAGAAAACCCTGATTATTCTCGTGTTACAGGACTGGTCAAGAGAGACTTAGCCCGAAGGCTTCGTGTTTTTGTTGCATCTACAGAAACTACTATTTCAGAAGTGGTAGAAAAGGCACTGCAAAAATATCTTGATGAAATAGAGGGCGGAAGGACTAACTCAGAAGAAAGCAAGCCTGAAGAGAAAACCAAGAAAACTAAGGGCAATATATGACTGAAACTTCAGAAGATTACCACCCCAACGTACAACCACCATCAAGCAGACTTGTTAAGTAACGTTACGAATAATTCGTATTGAAGTTGGATGTCAAGCGTTCGATTGTTCTGTAAGATCAGGCAAGTACTGAAATGAAGTGTACAACGGAGGTAAATATACAACAGTATCAAAAGATAAATGGACAAAAGCGCCACTACTAGGTAGTGACGCTTTATCCGAGATTTAAACTCATATTCTATTTACTGGAGCAGGAGAGGGGATCTCAAACAAACCAAAGCAGTGGAAGAAAAGTTGGCACTAGAAACCACTGATTGGAAATGAGATTTAGTCCGTGCTGCCTTCACACTATTATATCGATAGCTGTGGCAACTTTCATGTGCTTCTGTTGGCAGATTTTGGCTAAAAAAATCATCAAATCTTTGTTTTCAAAGCCAAAATTGGGCAAAATTCGAGCAATACAGCGATTTATGTAGATATAAGGTATGGCAGCGCGATAACCCCTCCAAATACTGAAAAACAACGTATTTGAGGGAAAAAGCTGTGAAAAATAGTAACTTTGGACTTAAAAAAATTGAAGTTACACAGAGGTACGAGATCATATCCCGTCCCTCTGACATAGAAGCGCACCATTGGAATGAATGGTTAGCCAGTGCTGTTGACCCTGGAATTATTGCGCTAAACGTCATTTCCGTATCGGGTAATGCCGCCTACGATTACCTGTTTTATGGTCAAAACGTCCCTCGCCGTAACGATGGACGACTCAGAGACGGGGTACTCAAGAAGTATCGCCACATCGAAGGACTCAACTGGTGGTGCAGTGGCGTTGACCCCCTCAACGATTATAGCCCTATGATGTGGGGCGGCATGAAGCCCGATCGCCCCAGGCGCGACCTGAACAAAGTTCTTAAATTCATCAAGTATGAACATCCCCTAAGAGTGCCAACACGGGCATTCTTCCTGGCAGTACCAGATCACATCTGGGAGAGTGTGGCCGCACGATATGACTTGACCATTAGCGATGAAGATAGGGCATTAGGCTTCTGGCATTGGGTATGGAAGTACAACATCTCAGTTGTGATTTGTGAGGGTGCTAAAAAAGCAGGGGCATTGCTTACTTTAGGCTATGCAGCGATCGCCCTTCCTGGGATAAACAGTGGCTACCGCAATCCCAAAGATGAATTTGGACAGCCCACAGGTAATTTACACCTAATTCCAGAGTTGCAACACTTCGCTACCCTTGGACGTAAATTCATCATCTGCTTTGACCACGACACCAAGCCAGAAACAGTTCAACGGGTGAATATTGCCATTAGCCAAACCGCGAAACTGTTAACGAAGTGTGGCTGTCAAGTCCTAGTGACACAGTGGAGTTACCCTGAAAAAGGCATTGATGACTTAATTGCCGCTAGGGGGCCAGCTGTTACTGATGAAATTATAAAACTAGCACTGACAAAAGAAAAATGGCAGGTCAAAGAGTACAGCCGACTCTCAATTGAGGCGGCACTCGTTCTCAATCAGCGTTACCTGGGAGCATTGACCATCCCGGAAACCGCTAAACTGATTTTACTCAAATCCGTTAAAGGTTCTGGTAAAACCGAGTCATTTGCCGCGATCGTTGCTGAGGCGATCGCTAACGGTCAACCCGTTATCCTCTTATCGCACAGAGTACAGTTAGCCCAAGCGATCGCTGACAGGGTAGGCATCCCCTACATCACCGAAGTCAGAAACAGCGAAACAGGAGTTTTACTCGGTTTTGCGCTGTGTGTAGACAGTTTACACCCCAACGGTCAAGCCAGATTTAACGCTGCCCACTGGAAAGAACCCTTAGTAATCATTGACGAATCTGAACAGGTAATCTGGCACTTGCTCTCTGCCAACACTGAAGTTAAAAAGCATCGAGTGGAAGTCCTCAACCAACTTTCCCAGTTATTCAAAAATGCCTTCGCCCCTGGACGGGGTAAAGTTATCCTGGCTGATGCTGACTTATCTGATTTATCACCAGAAATGGTTATGGGTCTAGCAGAAACCAACGTTACCCCTTGGGTGGTGGTCAACAACTGGAAGGGTCAACCCTGGAACATCTACCACTACAAACAAACTACCCCGGTTAATTGGTTAGCTGCTCTGGAAGCCCACATCAAAACCGGGGGTAAGCCCTTTATTGCCGTTGATTGCCAAAAAGCTAAATCCAAATGGGGAACCAAAGTCTTAGAAGCGAGGTTCAAGAAACAATTTCCCGATCGCAAAATACTTCGTATTGACTCCGAAACGATTGCCGACCCGCAACACGAAGCCTACAACTGCATCTCGAGACTAAACAAAGTGCT
This window harbors:
- a CDS encoding ParM/StbA family protein; this translates as MTAIYSNAKNWLVQADLLAKSGLTDLTGGKDAGAGYGKAIIGDFSIMMPAAYSLVRNRNIMHHETISKDGCWLRYVEGSRLDLKDVQFFWGSAALAQSDHTLLHEDKAKKAELALESILADLAVLNIPSGIKLSISLSNHNPERWGQEIKRRVEGTHTFEHLHPVTRSIVTKTVEIVVTGIYPEGFGSIAHCLFGEASLVLDPSELAIALDIGSSTWLVTVFNGSGAVIDRHLIEGGAGELHSMIAEALDKRNDRVSLLSKDVKHSPSLVNQGILEGTFTYGGNHLTGKKFEAEYSQCLDQWWSNRIEKFANFVTAGNYLDRAKYLVAWGGGVSLPVVDQNLAGLGFVILNNPQFINALGLKLLTQISIGA
- a CDS encoding plasmid replication protein, CyRepA1 family encodes the protein MKNSNFGLKKIEVTQRYEIISRPSDIEAHHWNEWLASAVDPGIIALNVISVSGNAAYDYLFYGQNVPRRNDGRLRDGVLKKYRHIEGLNWWCSGVDPLNDYSPMMWGGMKPDRPRRDLNKVLKFIKYEHPLRVPTRAFFLAVPDHIWESVAARYDLTISDEDRALGFWHWVWKYNISVVICEGAKKAGALLTLGYAAIALPGINSGYRNPKDEFGQPTGNLHLIPELQHFATLGRKFIICFDHDTKPETVQRVNIAISQTAKLLTKCGCQVLVTQWSYPEKGIDDLIAARGPAVTDEIIKLALTKEKWQVKEYSRLSIEAALVLNQRYLGALTIPETAKLILLKSVKGSGKTESFAAIVAEAIANGQPVILLSHRVQLAQAIADRVGIPYITEVRNSETGVLLGFALCVDSLHPNGQARFNAAHWKEPLVIIDESEQVIWHLLSANTEVKKHRVEVLNQLSQLFKNAFAPGRGKVILADADLSDLSPEMVMGLAETNVTPWVVVNNWKGQPWNIYHYKQTTPVNWLAALEAHIKTGGKPFIAVDCQKAKSKWGTKVLEARFKKQFPDRKILRIDSETIADPQHEAYNCISRLNKVLLEYDIVLASPSIGTGVSIDIWGHFTSVWGCFRGVAPENATRQALARVREAIPRHLWVASHGLGKIGNGAINLKSLLACEHKRFQANLKLLQNASLIIDGDEININRTALNVFGKMACRINAGMIHYRDTVLEELGNEGHNIVDVHDNKIRKKLNNEITAQTNEVYNGECQDITAADTTAMTAAKYEALQQQRAKTTTERHIERKYKLEQRYGVDVTSELVKKDDQGYYPQLRLHFYLTLGRAKVADRDRKLGEKMLLAKSAWLPDFNGGQLGLVIHALELFNIPQFIAGDREFRGTDADLVQMANNALSVKWQVKTVLGITLNDNDSPIVILRRLLKKIGLKLKYLGRDGTGERQRVYRVVDGDDGREQIFQNWLAKEKALA